The DNA region GCTTGACGGCGAATCGCGCGATGACGGGCTGGCCGGTCGAGATGCCACCAAGAATACCGCCGGCGTGGTTCGACAGGAACAGCGGCTTGCCATCATTGCCCATGCGCATCTCGTCGGCGTTTTCCTCGCCGGTCAGCATCGCCGACGCGAACCCCTCGCCGATCTCGACGCCCTTCACCGCATTGATCGACATCAGCAGCGAGGTGATGTCCTGGTCGAGCTTGGCATAGATCGGCGCGCCGAGGCCGGGAGGAACGCCCTCCGCGACGATCTCGATCACCGCGCCGACAGACGAGCCGGCCTTACGGATGCCATCGAGATAACCCTCCCAGAGCCTCGCCGTCTCCGCATCGGGGCAGAAGAAGGGGTTATTGTCGATTTCATTCCAGTTCCAGCGGCTGCGATCGATCGCATGCGGACCGATTTGGACCAGCGCGCCACGCACGGAAACGCCCGGCACCACCTTGCGCGCGATCGCCCCCGCCGCGACGCGGGCCGCCGTTTCGCGCGCGGAGGAACGGCCGCCGCCGCGATAGTCGCGAATGCCATATTTCGTGTCATAGGTGAAATCGGCATGGCCGGGCCGGTAGCGATCCTTGATGTCCCCATAGTCCTTGGAGCGCTGGTCCGTGTTCTGGATCTCGAGCGCGATCGGCGTGCCGGTGGTGAGCAGCCGCCCATCCTCCTGCGGCATGACGCCGGAGAGGATCTTCACCTCGTCCGCCTCGCGGCGCTGGGTGGTGAAGCGCGACTGGCCAGGCTTGCGCTTGTCGAGCCAGGTCTGGATCTCGGCTTCCGATATCTCGATGCGCGGCGGACAGCCATCGACGATGGCGCCAAGCGCCGGTCCGTGGCTCTCGCCCCAGGTGGTGACGCGGAAGAGATGGCCGAAACTATTATGCGACATGGCGAGACCCTGGCTTGAACGCGCGCCTGTCCTTCAAAGCTGAGAAGGGTCGAGAACGCGGCGGATGCGGTTCTAGAGCGTTTTGGCGCGAAGGGGAAACCCGCTTCGTCCGACGAAGGGTGCCGAGGATCGGAGTCGGCCCCGGTCGGTGCGCCGCGAGAGGGTCGGGAGGGAATATCAAGCCATCGCCGGGCACGTCTCCAGGGCGTTCTCCGGTCATGATCTGTTGATAATAAGCAACGCTATCTTCAGTTTATCCAACTGTAACAAGTCTGTGATCGCTTTTGGAGCTGCCTGCCCATTGCATGGCCATTTCGCATCGCTATGTTCCGCCTGAAGACGCAGCTCAAGGCTGCGCCGAATGAAATTTTTCCGGGAGAATGCCATGCGCAACCTTATCATCGCCGTGGCAGCGCTGACTTTGTTTTCCATCGGCGGAACCGCTTTCGCCGCCGGGCGCGCCGATGGCACGGTGGCAGCCGTCAATCCGACAGCCGGCGTATTGGTGTTCGTCGATGGGCGCAGTTTCGTCTTCGCCAATGGCGACAGCCTGCGCCACCTGACGCCGGGCCAGGCCATCGGTGTCGACTATTTCGGCGAGGGCCAGGGCATACGCACGTTCAATCGCTATCCGGCCGGCTCTGAAATCGAGTGGCCGCACTAATCCCGCGCGAAGGTTCGGGAAAATCGGACCGACCTCCGAAAGCGGCGCCCGGGTGACCCCACCGGGCGCCGTTTCGCTTGTGGGCCTCAAACCCAGATTACATCCCGGCCGTTCCAGATCATGAAGCGGTCCTGCCTTATGTCCAGCATCGGCGTCGTCTCCGGGCCGAGGCCTTGCAGCAGCCCGAGCAGAACGCGGCAGACGCCGCCATGGGAGACGACGACGCTGGGCCGATCGACGGATTCCAGCCAGCGGGCGATACGCTCGGAGAGCATTTCGTAGCTCTCGCCGGAAGGCGGGGTGAAGCCCCATTTGTCGGCCTCACGCGCGACGACGCCGTCGGGCCAGTTCTGCTTCAACTCGGCCTCGGTGAAGCCTTCCCAATCACCGAAGGTGAGTTCCTTCAGGATCGGATCGACGCGGTAATCGTCCGGATCGAGCCCCATCGAACCGCGCACGATCTCCATCGTCTCGCGCGTTCGCAGCAGCGGGCTGGCGACGAAATCATATTCGGCGGCTTGCGGCAGGTTTTCCAGCAGCGTGCGGCCATTGCGGCGCGCCTGGCCGCGACCGCGAGCATTGAGCGGAATGTCCTGCTGACCCTGAAACCGGCCGACGGCGTTCCAGTCGGTTTCGCCATGCCGGATGAAGACGATGGTCGGCACGATCGATGCTCCAGGAAATTCGTCGAGGTCGGTCGAGGTTCAGGTCAGGCCGGCCTGAATATCGGCAGACCTTAGTCCTTGATGACCGATATGTCCGGCGCGTCGACCGCTTTCATGCCGACGACGTGATAGCCGGAATCGACGTGCTGCACTTCGCCGGTGACGGCGCGCGAGAGATCCGAGAGGAAATAGACGCCGGCATCGCCGACTTCCTCGATCGTGACCGTACGTCGAAGCGGAGCGTTATATTCGTTCCACTTCAGGATATAGCGGAAGTCGCCGATGCCCGAGGCGGCGAGCGTCTTGATCGGACCGGCCGAGATCGCGTTGACGCGGATGTTCTTCGGCCCGAGATCGACGGCGAGATATTGGACGCTAGCCTCAAGGCCGGCCTTGGCGACGCCCATGACGTTGTAGTTGGGCATGACCTTCTCGGCGCCGTAATAGGTCAGCGTCAGGATCGAGCCGCCATCGGTCATCAGCTTTTCGGCGCGCTGCGTCACCGCGGTCAGCGAATAGACCGAGATCAGCATCGTCTTGGTGAAATTGCCCTCGGTCGTATCGACATAGCGGCCGGTCAGCTCGTCCTTGTCGGAGAAGCCGATCGCGTGGACGAGGAAATCAAGCCGGTCCCAATGCTTGGCGAGTTCAGCGAAGGCAGCGTCGATCGAGGCGCCGTCCGCAACGTCGCAATGGCCGACAACGATGCCGCCAACCTCTTCCGCGAGCGGCTCGACACGCTTCTTCAGCGCATCGCCCTGATAGGTGAAGGCGAGTTCCGCGCCGTGTTCCCGGCAGGCCTTGGCGATGCCCCAGGCGATCGAGCGGTTGTTCGCCAGACCCATGATGAGCCCGCGCTTACCCTTCATCAATCCGCCGGTCAGTGGCATGCCGGTATTCCCCTTCGTCGCATCACAAGCGGCCCCGTATCGCACAGGCGATTCCCCGCTTCAAGGCGGCTCGGATCGCTCTCCCATCACTCTTGCTGAACGGCTTTCGCGAAGAAGGGGGCAAAAGATCCCGCGAAAGACCGGCTGACGGCCTCAAAGCTTGCCGCTAAAGTCCCGCCATCATGCTTCAGCCCCCCTCCCCCGCTCTCCTCGCCCGCTTCGTCGCGATCGTCGGCCCCGCCCATGCGCTCACCGAAGCGCACGCCACGGAGCCCTACCGGACCGAACAGCGCGAGCGCTTTCCAGGCGCCACGCCGATGGTGCTTCGCCCCGGTTCGGCCCACGAAGTCTCGCAGATTCTGGCGCTCGCCAACGAGGCGCGCGTCGCCATCGTGCCGCAGAGCGGCAATACCGGCCTTGTCGGCGGCCAGGTGCCGGACAAGAGCGGCAACGAGATCGTGCTGTCTCTCGACCGGATGACGAAGATCCGCGCGGTCGATGCCGAGGGCTACACTCTGACCGTGGAGGCCGGCGCGATTCTCGCCGATGTGCAGGCCGCGGCCGAACACGCCGATCGCCTGTTTCCGCTCTCGCTTGGCGCCGAAGGCTCCTGCCGGATCGGCGGAAATATTTCGTCGAATGCCGGCGGCACGGCAGTGCTCGCCTATGGCAATACCCGCGAACTGGTGCTCGGAGTCGAAGTCGTCCTCGCCGACGGGCGAATCTGGGAGGGGATGGGGAGCCTTCGCAAGGACAATACCGGTTACGATCTGAAGCAGCTTTTCATCGGCGGCGAAGGCACGCTCGGCATCGTCACCGCCGCCGTGCTGAAGCTGTTTCCACGCCCGAAGGGGCAGGCCGTCGCCTTCGTCGCCATCGCTGACCCGGCGGCGGCACTCTCTCTCTTCAACCTCGCGCGCGACCGCGCCGGCCATGATCTGACGGGCTTCGAACTCATGCCGCGCATCGGTATGGAGTTCGTCGTCAAGCATCTTTCCGGCGCGCGCGATCCGCTGGCCGCCCCTTCGCCCTGGTATGTGCTCATGGAAATCTCGTCGGGTCATTCCGACGAGGCCGCTTCCGCCACGCTGGAGGACATCCTCGCCACCGCGTTCGAGGCGGGCGTCGTCGCGGACGCGGCGATCGCGCAATCGCTCGCCGACCGCAAGGCGTTCTGGCACATCCGCCACGGCATGAGCGAAGTGCAGAAGCCCGAGGGCGGCTCGATCAAGCACGATGTCTCTGTGCCCGTGGCGCAGGTTCCGGCCTTCCTGACCGAGGCGGTCGCGGCCGTCGAAGCCTTCATACCCGGCTGCCGGCCGGTGCCCTTCGGACATCTCGGCGACGGCAACATCCATTTCAACGTCTCGCAGCCGATCGGCGCCGACAAGGAATCCTATCTCGCGCGCTGGGAAGAAATGAACGCCCTCGTCCACGGCATTGTCGGCCGCTATCACGGCTCGATCTCGGCCGAACACGGCATCGGCCGCCTGAAGCGTGACCTGCTCCCCGGCGTGAAGGGCGAGGTGGCGATGTCGTTGATGCGCGGCATCAAGGCGGCCTTCGACCCGAACGGGATCCTGAATCCGGGCAAGGTGCTGTAGGTGCGGGCGGACCGGGGGCGGGTTCACGTCTGCCTGTCGGATTTCCTCCGGACCGGAAAGATCGGGCCGATCGGCATCGGATCGACGCGCGCGGACATGGTGCTGGCGTTTGGTCCGGCTATGAATGGGAACATGAGGCGGGGGACCCATGAGGACCTCGTATGGTATTATGGGCCCGGCTATTCAATCGAGTTCGGGTTCAACAGAGCGAAGTCCGCGCTCGATCCCGTCTACTACGTTCAGGTCGAGAATGCCGATGATCGTGGCGGCTTCTCAGGCGCCGGAGGACTTCACTTCTTCGACGATGGTTTTCGCGTCAGTGGCACGATGAAGTGGGATATTGAACGCTTCTGCAGGGTTCACGGCGTCCGCTTTGTCCAGATCCGGAGCCCGACGGATCACTATGGCATCTTGACCGAAGGCGGCGTCTGCGCCTGGGCCGGCGATGAGGACTCTGACGGCGATCTGTTTTTCGGCTTCCAGACCTTCATCACGGATGGTCCCCATTGGGCCAAGGCGCCTCATATGCCGGTCGGGTTCGATCGGCTGCACTGGGATCACGAGCAACTGACACGGCCGCTCGGCCGCTCGACCCGGCGGCGCCGGACGATGTGAGAACGGACTGGCCGCAGGTCTCGAGCCTCGACCGGAGCCGACCCACCGGACGGTGACCGTTGCAATCATCCTTGCAAATCTGGAGGCTATCTCCATAATTGCAAGGATGATTGAACGTCGCCTCCTGCGAGACCTGATTTCCGCCCTCGACCGATCTCCGGCCGTGGCGCTCGTTGGCCCGCGTCAGGTCGGCAAGACGACCCTGGCGCTGGAGGTTGGCGAAACGCGTCCGTCTATCTATCTTGATCTTGAATCCGACGCCGACCGCGCCAAGCTCGCCGAGCCAGAGCTCTATCTGGCCGAACATCAGGACAAGCTCGTCATTCTTGACGAGGTGCATCGCAAGCCGGACCTCTTCCAGAACCTGCGAGGTTTGATCGATCGAGGCCGTCGCGCCGGGCGACGTTCGGGCCAGTTTCTCCTGCTGGGATCCGCATCAATCGACTTGCTCAAGCAGAGCGGCGAGAGCCTTGCCGGCCGCATCGCCTATCTAGAACTCGGCCCCTTCGACCTGCTCGAAGTGGGGGAAGCTGAGTTGGACAAGCTCTGGCTGCGCGGCGGTTTCCCGGACAGCTTCTTCGCAGAAGGCGATGGAGGCTCGATCCGCTGGCGGCAGGACTTCATCCGCACCTATCTCGAACGTGACATCCCGCAATTCGGCTTCCGCATCCCGGCCGAGACGCTGCGACGCTTCTGGACCATGCTCGCCCATTCGCAGGGAGGTTTACTCAACGCGGCGCAGCTTGCGCGCGGGCTCGGCATGGATGGCAAGACGGTCGCATCCTATCTGGACCTGCTGGTCGATCTTCTGCTCGTGCGCCGCTTGGCGCCCTGGCACAACAATGTTGGAAAACGGCTCGTCAAATCGCCGAAGGTCTATGTGCGGGACAGCGGCCTGCTGCACGCCCTGCTGGGCCTCGGCGACCGGGAGGCGATCCTGGGCCATCCGGTCGCGGGCCTCAGTTGGGAAGGCTTCGTCATCGAAACTCTCCATGCGGCAAGCTGGCCGGGTATGGAGCATCATTTCTATCGCACCGCCGCCGGGGCGGAGATCGACCTTGTCCTCGGCTTTCCAGGCGGGCGGCGCTGGGCGGTCGAGATCAAACGCAGTCTCGATCCGAAACCGGGCAAGGGCTTTCACTCCGCCCGCGCGGACCTGGAGCCGGAGCGAAGCTATGTCGTCTATCCGGGCCAGGAACGCTTCCCGCTCGGCGACGGGATCGAAGCCATAAGCCTCGCCGGACTCGCCCAGCGCGTCGCCACGTTAGCGCCCTCTCTCTAACTTTCCATCAACCCTCTTCCCTCACCGCCTGCTAACCCTACTCCAACCCGGACAATCTTAACCATCTTCCTTAAGGAGAAAACGGCTCTGCGCATGGCATTGTCGCCTTAACGAGACGAGAGAGAGGCCGGGTCCGGCTGGTCGATCAAGGTCTTGTTAACCAGTCGAGAGTGAGGCGAAATCATGCGTCAGGCAGCTAATTTCAACGTAACCGTTCGCGACATCCGGCTCGATCCGATGAGCCTGCCCGTCCGCTTCCAGGCCCCCGTTGCCGGCCCGTCGCGCCCTGCGCTTGCCTCGATCCTTCTCGACCGCGACCGTGTCGTGATGAAGCGTCCGCTCGGCGGCGTCGATGCCACCGTCACCTGCCCGCT from Kaistia algarum includes:
- the aroC gene encoding chorismate synthase, whose translation is MSHNSFGHLFRVTTWGESHGPALGAIVDGCPPRIEISEAEIQTWLDKRKPGQSRFTTQRREADEVKILSGVMPQEDGRLLTTGTPIALEIQNTDQRSKDYGDIKDRYRPGHADFTYDTKYGIRDYRGGGRSSARETAARVAAGAIARKVVPGVSVRGALVQIGPHAIDRSRWNWNEIDNNPFFCPDAETARLWEGYLDGIRKAGSSVGAVIEIVAEGVPPGLGAPIYAKLDQDITSLLMSINAVKGVEIGEGFASAMLTGEENADEMRMGNDGKPLFLSNHAGGILGGISTGQPVIARFAVKPTSSILTPRHSITSGGEEVEVMTKGRHDPCVGIRAVPIGEAMVACAIADHYLRNRGQNG
- a CDS encoding histidine phosphatase family protein, which translates into the protein MPTIVFIRHGETDWNAVGRFQGQQDIPLNARGRGQARRNGRTLLENLPQAAEYDFVASPLLRTRETMEIVRGSMGLDPDDYRVDPILKELTFGDWEGFTEAELKQNWPDGVVAREADKWGFTPPSGESYEMLSERIARWLESVDRPSVVVSHGGVCRVLLGLLQGLGPETTPMLDIRQDRFMIWNGRDVIWV
- the fabI gene encoding enoyl-ACP reductase FabI, producing MPLTGGLMKGKRGLIMGLANNRSIAWGIAKACREHGAELAFTYQGDALKKRVEPLAEEVGGIVVGHCDVADGASIDAAFAELAKHWDRLDFLVHAIGFSDKDELTGRYVDTTEGNFTKTMLISVYSLTAVTQRAEKLMTDGGSILTLTYYGAEKVMPNYNVMGVAKAGLEASVQYLAVDLGPKNIRVNAISAGPIKTLAASGIGDFRYILKWNEYNAPLRRTVTIEEVGDAGVYFLSDLSRAVTGEVQHVDSGYHVVGMKAVDAPDISVIKD
- a CDS encoding FAD-binding oxidoreductase, with amino-acid sequence MLQPPSPALLARFVAIVGPAHALTEAHATEPYRTEQRERFPGATPMVLRPGSAHEVSQILALANEARVAIVPQSGNTGLVGGQVPDKSGNEIVLSLDRMTKIRAVDAEGYTLTVEAGAILADVQAAAEHADRLFPLSLGAEGSCRIGGNISSNAGGTAVLAYGNTRELVLGVEVVLADGRIWEGMGSLRKDNTGYDLKQLFIGGEGTLGIVTAAVLKLFPRPKGQAVAFVAIADPAAALSLFNLARDRAGHDLTGFELMPRIGMEFVVKHLSGARDPLAAPSPWYVLMEISSGHSDEAASATLEDILATAFEAGVVADAAIAQSLADRKAFWHIRHGMSEVQKPEGGSIKHDVSVPVAQVPAFLTEAVAAVEAFIPGCRPVPFGHLGDGNIHFNVSQPIGADKESYLARWEEMNALVHGIVGRYHGSISAEHGIGRLKRDLLPGVKGEVAMSLMRGIKAAFDPNGILNPGKVL
- a CDS encoding ATP-binding protein is translated as MIERRLLRDLISALDRSPAVALVGPRQVGKTTLALEVGETRPSIYLDLESDADRAKLAEPELYLAEHQDKLVILDEVHRKPDLFQNLRGLIDRGRRAGRRSGQFLLLGSASIDLLKQSGESLAGRIAYLELGPFDLLEVGEAELDKLWLRGGFPDSFFAEGDGGSIRWRQDFIRTYLERDIPQFGFRIPAETLRRFWTMLAHSQGGLLNAAQLARGLGMDGKTVASYLDLLVDLLLVRRLAPWHNNVGKRLVKSPKVYVRDSGLLHALLGLGDREAILGHPVAGLSWEGFVIETLHAASWPGMEHHFYRTAAGAEIDLVLGFPGGRRWAVEIKRSLDPKPGKGFHSARADLEPERSYVVYPGQERFPLGDGIEAISLAGLAQRVATLAPSL